One segment of Herbaspirillum hiltneri N3 DNA contains the following:
- a CDS encoding MFS transporter, producing MEKNIAVNNAPVEVSHDPLSAAENAASPLRSWLSVVAVATGAFAFVTTEFLPVGLLPQIAHDLGVSPGTAGLMVTTPGVVAAISAPGLMLGAGRINRRFILLMLSVLLLASNLVSAFAPSFGVMLLGRALLGAALGGFWTLALATAGRLVRQEHAAKATAMILSGVTFATVIGVPLGTFISGLSSWRASFIATGILAALALAAQTLLLPSLPSKAAIRFRDLTTLVSRRNPRKSLLMVALVFGAHFSSYTYIAPFLGQNGFSLTLITSVLLAFGFVGFVSNLVISAFVTRHLQASLFGVVALLMVALFAMPLVHASQLGVTAMVIAWGVAFGAIPLCLSIWLQLSSPDLPEAGSALFVSIVQVAIAVGSFVGGVVVDAMGIPSTLWLGSALGLLGLLAIASFGMGNKKLDEILSK from the coding sequence TGTCGGTAGTTGCAGTGGCGACCGGCGCGTTTGCTTTCGTCACGACCGAGTTCTTGCCGGTCGGCCTGTTGCCGCAGATCGCGCATGACCTCGGCGTATCGCCGGGAACCGCCGGCCTGATGGTGACGACGCCGGGTGTGGTCGCGGCCATTTCGGCGCCGGGTCTGATGCTTGGGGCGGGGCGCATCAACCGCCGCTTCATCTTGCTGATGCTATCGGTACTGTTGCTGGCATCGAACCTGGTGTCGGCCTTTGCGCCGTCGTTCGGCGTCATGCTGCTCGGCCGTGCGCTATTGGGAGCGGCTCTGGGCGGCTTCTGGACGCTGGCGCTGGCGACTGCCGGTCGTCTGGTGCGGCAGGAACATGCGGCCAAGGCAACGGCGATGATCCTTAGCGGAGTGACGTTCGCGACCGTTATCGGCGTGCCGCTCGGCACCTTCATTAGCGGCCTGTCGTCGTGGCGCGCATCGTTCATCGCGACCGGCATTCTGGCTGCGCTGGCATTGGCGGCGCAAACTTTGCTGTTGCCGTCGCTGCCGTCGAAGGCGGCGATCCGCTTCCGCGATCTGACTACGCTGGTGAGCCGCCGCAATCCGCGCAAGAGTTTGCTGATGGTGGCGCTGGTGTTCGGTGCGCATTTTTCGTCGTACACCTATATCGCGCCTTTCCTGGGGCAGAACGGCTTCAGCCTGACGCTGATCACGTCGGTGCTGCTGGCGTTCGGCTTCGTCGGCTTCGTGTCCAACCTGGTGATTTCCGCCTTCGTCACGCGTCATCTGCAGGCCTCGTTGTTCGGCGTGGTGGCGTTGCTGATGGTGGCCTTGTTCGCCATGCCGCTGGTGCACGCGTCGCAACTCGGCGTGACCGCGATGGTAATCGCCTGGGGCGTCGCCTTCGGTGCGATTCCCCTGTGCCTGAGCATCTGGCTGCAGCTGTCGTCGCCGGATTTGCCGGAAGCCGGTTCGGCGCTGTTCGTCAGCATCGTGCAGGTCGCCATCGCCGTCGGTTCTTTCGTCGGCGGGGTGGTGGTCGATGCGATGGGTATTCCATCGACGCTGTGGCTGGGTAGCGCGCTGGGCCTGCTGGGTCTGCTTGCGATTGCCAGCTTCGGCATGGGCAACAAGAAGCTCGACGAAATACTGAGCAAGTAA
- a CDS encoding DUF427 domain-containing protein has translation MSAKPVKVPGPDHPITITPTAARVVVSLAGRTIADTRAALALKEASYPPVYYIPRADVDQSLLERTDHQTYCPYKGECSYYSIPIGGERSVNAVWSYEDPYAAVAAIKDYVAFYPDRVDALEVRDIA, from the coding sequence ATGAGCGCAAAACCAGTCAAGGTCCCCGGACCGGATCATCCCATCACCATCACGCCGACTGCGGCCCGCGTGGTCGTCTCGCTGGCCGGCCGCACCATTGCCGATACACGTGCGGCACTCGCCTTGAAGGAGGCGAGTTATCCGCCGGTGTACTACATTCCCCGTGCAGACGTCGACCAGAGCCTGCTGGAGCGTACCGATCATCAGACCTATTGTCCTTACAAAGGCGAGTGCTCGTACTACAGCATCCCGATCGGCGGCGAACGCTCGGTCAACGCGGTCTGGAGTTACGAGGATCCGTATGCTGCCGTGGCGGCGATCAAGGATTACGTCGCCTTCTATCCGGATCGCGTGGATGCGCTTGAGGTACGTGATATCGCCTGA